One region of Bdellovibrio bacteriovorus genomic DNA includes:
- the ccoS gene encoding cbb3-type cytochrome oxidase assembly protein CcoS: MNIITIMIPMALLLGIGFVVAFIWATSKGQFDDLETPAHRILNDDNERKQL; this comes from the coding sequence ATGAACATCATCACGATCATGATTCCCATGGCTCTTTTATTAGGAATTGGTTTCGTCGTCGCTTTTATTTGGGCTACGTCCAAAGGACAGTTTGACGATTTAGAAACTCCGGCGCACCGAATTTTGAATGATGACAACGAAAGGAAACAGTTGTGA